A segment of the Methanothermococcus thermolithotrophicus DSM 2095 genome:
AGATTGCAAGCAGATATGGGAAATTATATATTGTATGGAGTAATAGATGCTGTCGTTGAAGGGAATGATGGTATTGAAATATGGGACTACAAAGGAATGAAGTTTCCAGTGCCTGATCAGGATGGCAAGAAAAATAAAAAACTCGAAAGATATGAATATCAAATGCGTGTTTATGCCGAGCTCTACAAACAGAGGTTCGGAAACTATCCTTCAAAATGTGTATTGTATTTTATGAATGAGCTCAATACTCCAAATTCTCAAAATTTAAAGTACGAAATTGATTTTAGCGACGAGAACAATATTGTTAAAATTAAGGAATCCATTGATGATTTCTCAAATACTGTTGGGGAAATAGAATATTGCAAAGAAAACAACGATTGGAGTATCGAGAAGGAATCCGATAAAGAAACATGTGATGTGTGTGATTTAAAATGGGGTTGTCCAGCTGTTAAAGGAAAATATTCCATAGAGCCTCTTTAAATATATAAATGGTGTGATGTGATGATAAAATACTTTTTACCTGATTGGGAAGATAGGGTAGACCCAAATTTTGATTTTATTAATGATGAGTATTCCGAGGGGCATAAGCAAGACATATATAACAATGATGTTTATGCCCACCAAATTTTTAAAGAACCTCCTTATGACGGTATTTTATTCAGTTTAAGCGTTTTTCAATCTAAAATTTCATTGAACAGCAACAAGGGAATTTACAAAATAAGAAACCACACAAATATAAAGGAATATTTGAAGATTCCTAAGAGCTCCAGTTTAGAAGTTATGGGGGATTGTGGAGCATTTGGATATGTTAATGAAAAAGAACCTCCTTTACCATTTTACAGTGTCGAGAATGTTTCGAAATTATATGATAAGTTAGGATTTGATTATGGTGTAGCTCCCGACCATTTAGTCGTTGATAAAATAACCATAAAAGACGATAATGGAAAAAAGAAAAGGGTTTCTTTAACTCAGAAGGAAAAAGATGATAGGATAAGCATAACCTTGGAAAATGCTGAAAAGTTTTTAAAACTACACCATAAAAAGAAGTATAATTATATTCCAATTGGGACAGCTCAAGGATATAATGTGGAAACATATAGGAGCTCTGTTAAAGCGTTGGTAGATATGGGTTATAACTACATAGCTCTTGGAAGTCTTGTATGTTATAAAACCAATACTATATTGAATATACTACAGGGGATTCAACCGGTTATAAATGAAGACATAAAAATTCATTTATTCGGTGTTGTAAGACTTAATGCACTGAAAAAATTTGAGGAATTGGGAGTTAAAAGTGTGGATAGTACATCGTTCCTACGAAAAGCATGGCTCAGGTCTGGTCAAAATTACATAACAAAAGAAGGTAATGGATATGCTGCTATAAGAGTTCCGCAAGCTTCAAACCCCAGGTTATTAAAGAATGCCAATATCAATGGTTATTCAATTGAAAATCTAAAAAAGATGGAAAATGAAGTATTGTGTGCCCTTAACAAATACGAGAAAGGAGAAATAAGTATAGATGAAGTACTGGATTCTATAATGAGGTATGATAACCTTTTCATGAGAAATTCAAATGATGGTAAAAATCTCAGAGAAAAGTATTATAAAACTCTAATAGATCGACCTTGGGAATCGTGTGAATGTCCAATATGTAAGGAGTTGGGTATTCAGGTTATTATATTTAGAGGAACTAATCGGAATAAGAGAAGAGGATTTCACAATATATGGGTACTTAGACAGCTGATGAAAAAGGAGTTATCTACAAACATTTCAATTAATGCTCAAAGTACGCTTGATGAGTTTTCACAAATTCACGGAATTGATTGATAGAATATGATCAATACCTTAATAGATTAAATATTAATTTTAAAACCGGGATGAACTTGATTATCCTATTTAACTACGATATTCTTAGAACTGCTCGAAACCTTTATTTGCCTTGACATTAAAAAAGAAAAAAATTTAAGAAGCTTGCTATATGAGGATACTGATTTACTTTTTTATTAATATTTAATTTAGATCGGATGAAGGTTGGATATCATGTACTTCAAATTCGCAGTAATCATCACCCATAGCATGACATTTTGTCTCGGTAACTTTTACATCTTCATTTAAGATATTATTTAAACAGCCGGCGATAATACCTGCCTCGAAAAAACAGACTGACTGTCCCACATTTGGCAAACCTGAGCAACCTATACATTCTGTAACTCTGATTTTTAATGGATCTTCATCAACAACATCTAAAATCCCAATACCGAGCTCCATAAAAAGTTCTTTCATTTCGTCCATCGTTTTAACATTACAATTTTCTCCAACGTACCTTCCGGCAAAATATATTTTAAGGTGTATTGGAACACCATTTATTTACAATAAGGTGTATTAGAACACCTAATATTGAATTTTATATATACATGTATGGATAATTGATCATATTTAATTATTAATTTATAAATATTTTGCCCTAATGTGAATGATTGGATCACGACTAGAATTAATGATTTAATTAATAAAATAAAATTATTACTAAATCAAAAAAACAAAATTAAGCTGGTATATTAATAAAATTATATATATGGGGGCCATCAAAATCTTGAAAAAAATGTAGCTCATTGTATAAAGATATTTAAACACCTCTAAAAAAGAAAAAAATTTAAGAAAATTAGCCAAATTTTATAAAATAAATTAGTTTAAACTTTTATACGTTAATTTAGATCAGACGAGGGTGGGATGTCATGTACTTCAAATTCGCAGTAATCCTCCCCACTAGCATGACATTTTGTCTCGGTAACTTTTACCTCTTTGTTCAAGATATTTTCTAAACACCCTGCAATAATACCTGCTTCAAAAAAGCATACTGGTTGTCCCATAAAAAGCATACTGGTTGTCCCATATCAGGTAAACCCGAACAATCAATACATTCTGTAACTCTGATTTTTAATGGATCTTCATCAACAACATCTAAAATCCCAATACCGAGCTCCATAAAAAGTTCTTTCATGTCTTCAATGGTTCTAACATTACAATTTTCTCCAACGTACCTTCCGGCAAAATATATTTTAGATGCACTATTGAACCCTAAATAATCAATGAGTGCATATTTAAGTATTCTAGTTATTACAATATCGGCCTGCCTACCAAGAGTAGGCCTGTTTACATTGTACATATCTTCAAAACTTATATTTAAATTATTCGATCTTTTCATTGTACCCCCTATAATATTATAAAATATTATATTTTACAAAGTATCATACATGTTTATTCAAAAGGTATATATTATCATAATATAGATATATATTTTATTGTTTAATGAAATAATGATATTGGTAAATTATTATTTTGTCATAGCTATCCATATCATATCTTTATTTTCAAGATAATTTGAGAAAAAATATATTGTCAATCAAATGTATAAAATTATTAAAATCAGGGGGATATCATGGTTAAAATTATTGAGAAAAAAATAAAAGACGTGGAGCCTTTAGAAGATGCCTTATTAATTGAAGGACTTCCCGGAATAGGGCATGTTGGAAGAATAGCAGCTGAACATATTGTTCAGGAATTTAATGGGGAAAAATTCATGGAACTATACTGTGATGACTTTCCACCACAAGTCTTAGTTAACGACGACGGTACGATAGAAGTTATGAGTAATGAATTCTACATGATAAAAGAACCAGTTCCTATGATAGTTGTTTTAGGAAATACTCAGGCTCTTTCACCGGCCGGGCAGTACCATCTTTCAGAAAAAATCGTAGATATTGGAATGAAGTATGGAGCAAAAATGACCTATACTTTGGGAGGGTTTGGTATTGGAAAAATAAAAGAAACTATGAATGTTTATGTGGCTTCAACTTCCAAAGAATTAGCTGAAAAAATGAAAGAACTTGGAGCAGAATTCAGAAAAGACGGCGGGAGTATTGTGGGAGCTGCAGGTTTGATGTTAACATTTTCAAAATTAAAAGGTATTGAAGGAGTTTGTTTAATGGGGGAAACTCCTGGGTATTTAGTTGATCCAAAATCAGCAAGAGCTATCTTAGAACTGCTTTCAAAGGCAATAGGATTTGAAATAGATATGAAAGAATTGGAAGAAAGAGCAAAAGATATGGAAAAAGTCCTTGAAAAAATTAGAAAATTCGAAGAAGAGGCTGTAATGCAACAGCAAAGAGTGCCAACCGACGATGATTTAAGATATATTGGTTAATTCTTTTTTAATATTCTTTTTTGGTTTTTAATTGAAATATATTATAAATACAATCCATGGTCGTTGAGCAAACCTTCAACTTGATTTTTTAAAACGTTATCATTGGAAACTATGCCATATGGATAAACAAATACTTTATTGTCAATATTTATCCTTGGGTAGTTTATTTCAAGTGTAACTTCATCCAAGAGACATTTTTTTAAGTAGTTCGTAGTTTTTGTTAAATTCATCAATACAGGTGGATCATATGGAGGATTGTTTTTAGGTATTCTCCACCTAGTTCCGTAGTAGGATATATAATCTGGATTAACCAAAATAAAGACTTCTCCGTAGATTTCTAAAACAAGAGTCCATGAGAAGATACCTCTTGTAAATCCCAACAACCTTCCTAAATACGAAGTTTTTGGGTTATCATAACAAACTTTCAAGGTTCTTCCAACGATTCTGGAGAGAGCTTCTTTAGCGTGTATATTTTTTGGATTTGTAGGTAAGGATGTTTTTGGAAGTATATTTGTAGGTATGCATTTTGTTGGTTTTATCATATGAAGTGCGGTTAGGGGGTAAAAATAGTAATGATTCTTTTTGTTTAGCATTATGACTCCTTCGATTAATCCGTTAAAATCGCATTTTACGATTTTTCCACGGTATGTGTTAAAGGATTTATTCAGTGTAAATTCTGCAAGCGTGTTATTTTTTAAAGCATATTTCGGTTTCAAAATAAAACCTCCTTAAAAATTAGGGGGTGAAATTTTATCTTTCCCTGTCTATCCTCCAGTATAGGAAGTTCATTCCCAAGTAAATGTAGTATCCTAATATTATATATTAATAATATACAATTGAATAAATATATAATATTTGTGAAATATATTTTTTTACAGTAAATTATGCAGCATTTACATCATATCGAAAAATCGAAAAAATGTATTTATTAGTATCTAATTTTTTAATATTGAAAATAATAGTCTTAGTTTTATGATATGTAGGAATATAGATTTGTGAAAATCTAAAAAAATAAAAATTTATTGGACTTAAAATAAATTTATTCAAACAATTCGTGAAGTTTTATTTGGTATTTTCCTAATTTCCCACCGTAGTTTCCTGCAGTAATTTTCTTTACACCTGGAACTTTTACGGCAGCCAATATACCAACTTTCATAGCTTCTTTAACAGCTTCTTCATCTACACCATCGATAACAATTTCGTAAACTCCGTTTACATCTTCAGGTACTTCTGTATTTTCAACAGAATCTTTTAATGTTGGGCACATTTTTTCGTTTGTTGTAGCAGCCATGAATTTGTATTTTTCGTTGTTTGCTCCAACTTTACTTCCTGAAGCTACAATTCCACCTGGGAATGGTGTAATTGTTTTTGCAACTGTGTTTATGGCATCTACAGCAGCTTCAGCAGCTGTTAATGCAGCCATATTGTTTTCAGCCATTATAAAGAAGTTCCCACCAGCAACTCCTTTTTTAATTCCTAACTTACTTTCTACTACGAAGTCCCCTCCCATGATAGGGATTTTGTAAACAGTTCTGTCTCCAACTTTGTCTTTTTTCTCGAATCCGTCTCCAAAGAACTTTAATTTAAATCCTACCTTCAACTGTTCTTCAGCATCATCGCCCATGGCATCAAATACTGCAGTTGTAGGAGCTGTTAAAACACACTGTCCGAGTCTTTCTAATAATTGGTGTTCTAATTCGCCTTTTTTAGGGTGGCATATTTCAATTATGTATCCCGGTCTTCCATCCGGTGTTTCTGTTGGAGGGACGTATTTTTCAATACCTGCTTCAGCAGGACACATAATAACAGAACATCCAAATCCTGTAGCTTCTGTAGCTGCAATTTTTGCCAATCTTTCTGTAGCAGCCGTAATTAAAACTCTTGAAACCCATATTGGAAATCCTTCTGCAAAGGTGTCTTCTACAAATACCCCATTTAATTCCATGGTATACCTCCAATTTTTTGTATAAACCAGTAAAATATAGTGAATACTATTATTAATAATTTGTTATTTAATTTTGGAGGGGCATTTTATGATTTAAAAAATTAGTCTTTCGGTAATTCTGGTAGTATGTATTGCCTAAAATAATAAATAAAATTTATTTTTAATTTCTTATTTTTAGGTTATTTTAGATTAAATATTAAATAATTTGGCGTTCTGCAAGGTAATAACACTTAATTTTTTTAGTTTTAAGTTATTGGATTATATATATTTTACTGTATGTACTAAGTATTCATAGAACAACCATAAATCAAGAAATATTTAAAAATCCCCTGCCAATGAGGTGAGAAATCCTTAGACATTCTGGAACTTTGCTTTTTAAACGGGTTTTTTGAATTAACTTTCTAACTTCATCTTTTTCAATTCCGATATATTGAACGTAAACATCTTCAATTTTTTCAGGTTCTGGAAAGGATTTTAATAGGTTTATTTTATTGGGCAGGTCTTTGAAGTATTTTTCCAGAGCTCCGATCATCTTAGATCTATCTGGTTTCTTTTCTACCACAACTATAACTGGTTTTTTGGTTTCCTCATTTATTTTAAAAATATCTGCAATATTGAACCCTCCAAATGTGACCCCATCTAAGAATATTGCATTTATTTTCGTGTAGTGCTTGCCCTTAACAATCTGGATAATCTTTTCAGTGACGTCATTACCGTCTCTCTGGATTTTTTTGAAGTATATTCCATCGATGATCTTGTTTCCTCTGAAATAGGTTCCAATTAAAATTACCTCATCATCTTCCTTTTTAAATGATGCGTCATCTATGCCTATTACTCCGATTTCATCCTTCATATTATCATTTTTAGTTATTATTTCAAAAGGTTTTCATTAACAAATTTTACAATTTCTTCGGCTATCTTTCTCTTTTTTCCCTTTATTTCTACCATCTGGGATTTTGTTATTAGTATAACTTCGTTGTAGTCATCTCCAAAGTAATACTTTGATAGATCGTTTGCTATAATCATGTTCAAATTATATTCTTCCAATCTTTCTTTGGCTTTTTCAATAAGTTCTTCTTTTTTTAGTCCATATTCTGCTTTAAATCCTATTATTATTTTATCAGGGAATTTTTTTCTCAATTCTGCTAAAACCTTTGGATTTTTCTTTAATTTAATAACTAATTCTTCATCAGAACTTATTTTCCCTTCAAAAGTATTTTCTGGTTTGTAGTCTGAAATGGCTGCACAGGAAATTATTACATCGGCATTTTTTCCTAGTTCAAGGGCTTTATTCAGCATTTCCTCGGTTGTTGTGACTTTATGGGAGTTTATATAGTAGGAAGGTTCCATTCCAAGTCCGTTTATGACTTCAACTTCAAGACCTTCTTTACAGAATGATTCAGCCAATGAAACTCCGGTTTTTCCTGAGGACAGGTTACTTATGACTCTGACTTTATCGATAAACTCAGCAGTCCCTCCAGTTAATATTAAAACTTTTTTCTCCGAGCTCCTATTTTTATTAAGTACTTTGATAATATGCTTTGTAACATCCTCTATAGAAGATACTTTTGCTTTTTCTTCTTCCATCTTAGGTGCTATGATGTATATGTTCTTTTTTTGAGCTAAATTCGATATATGTCTCTCTTCTATTGTATCGAGCATATTTTGGTGCATTGCAGGAACAATAAAGAGTGGCTTTTTTTCAAAGAACATCATTGCCGTGGTATTAACTATATTATCCGCAATATTCAAGGATATCTTGCTTATTATGTTGGCTGTTGCAGGATATATCACCATGGCGTCACATGTGTCATATAGATAAACATGTTCGATGTTTCCAGTGATTTCGTCCATAACCTCATTTCCGCATCCAAATGTTAAAGCATATTTTCCGACTATTTTCTCAGTTTCTTCAGTCATTATACAGTAAACTTCAGCTCCGTGTCTTATAAGCTCTCTCATTAGTTTTGGAGCCTCTATTGCAGCTATGGATGAGGTTACTCCAACTACTATTTTTTTACCGTCTAAAAGCTTTGATTTTGAGTTTTTTATTCTCTTTGTTGGATGCATGATATCTACCGTTTTTTTGATGTGTCGAAATTTTTTTTATTATATTATTTCAACTTTTATAACATTTGTTTTATTTTCTCCTATAGGGTGACCTAGTGTGATTATAAATGTACCTTCTTTTATCTCCTTTTTTGCTATTTCCCTGGAGATATCTAACATTTTATCTATATGGTTGACTTCATCAACTATACATGGCGAAACTCCCCAAAACAGTTTTAGTTTTCTTAACGTTGTTAAGTTTGGTGTTGGGGCAATTATTGGAACCGTAGGCTTAAATTTGGATATTAGTATTGCAGTTTTCCCTGACCTTGTTGGGGTTATTATGATTTTTGGATCAAGTTTGTTATACAGCGTGTGTGTTGCATAGGCGATTCCTGTGGAAACAGAAGGTTCTTCTAAATTGCCATCTTTTCCAAACTTTTCTATGTTCTTTTCCGAGACTCTAGCGACTGTGTCCATTGTTCTAATGGCTTCTACTGGATATTTACCAATTGTGGTTTCATTTGAAAGCATAAGACAGTCTGTTCCATCAAATATCGCATTTGCAATATCTGTAACTTCAGCTCTCGTTGGGTATGGGTTATTTATCATTGAATCCAACATCTGAGTTGCAGTGATGGTTAATTTACCGTATTTGTTTGAAATGGCCATTATATTTTTTTGTTCAATAGGGATATACTCGATGGGTATTTCAACCCCTAAATCTCCCCTAGCTATTATAACACCATCTGCAAACTTAACGATATCTTCAATGTTATTCAACCCTTCCCTGGTTTCTATTTTTGCAATTATTGAGCTATCTCCATTATAGTCTTTTATTATATTCCTTAAATTAATTATATCGTCTTTGTTTCTTACAAAAGAGAGTGCAATGTATTCAAAATCGTTTTCAACAGCAAATTTAATGTGTTCAATATCTTCATCTGATATTATCGGCATTTTTAAAGAAGCATCTGGAAGATTTATGCCCATACCTTCTTTTACAATCCCTCCCCTTATAACTCTGGCAAAGATTAACTCATTCACGACATCTTTAACTTCAAGTTTTATTTTTCCATCGTTTATTAATATTAAATTCCCTTTATTCAATTCAACAGGGTTGTATGTTAGAATTATATCTTTTCCAATGATTGCCTCTTCACCTTCTTTTAATTCATATTTAAATGCTTTTTTTACTCTTATCTTATTCCCCTTTAGGTCCATAAGCTTTGCAATGTTATGTTTTTCCAGTACTTCTAGAACTCTTTTGATCTGATTGATTGATGCATGAGACATGTTGAACCTTACACCATCTATTGTATCAATAACTTCATCTAGTTTATTTTCTAGTGATGGGCCCATGGTAACTAAAATTTTGGTTTTCCTATGTTCTGTGGATTCATTTAACACATAATCCCCCCGTTTCTTTCATATGTGCTTAAAAGGTTTTTTATATTTTGTAAAAAAGATTATTATATGTGGGCATCTAGTGGCCATAACCAACAACATCGATAAAAGAATATATAGTTTGCAATATATTAAGAGTAAGGTTGTAAACGTGGGTGGGAAAATGTTCTCTGAAAAATATATTAAAGAGCCTTTGAATTATGCATACTCTGATCTTAAGAAGATTTTTGTAGGAGGTGTTCTTGAATTATTATCCATGGCAGGAATGATTTTTGGATTTTTCCTGATAATTATGGGAGTAATGCCTTATATGCCAGGTTTTCATATGCCTATGACATTTGGGACAGCATTTTCTGGAATTGGAGTTCTATTTGGGTTAGTGTCTCTTGTTTTAGGTGTCATATTCTCGGTTTTCGTTAATGGGTATTATATGAAAGTTATTCAAAAAACTTTGAATAATGAAGATATTCTTCCAGAATGGGATAATTTTAAAGAGTTGTTTGTGAAGGGGCTTTTGTATATAATAGGTGCTTTGCTACTATCTATGCTCTTTAGTATTCCATATGTTATTTTGGAACTTGTGGGGGTTGTTTACAATATTGACTCACTTGCATTTATATTGTTTAGCAACCTGGTGTCATTGATTATATTAATACTGAGTATACTGGTTATACCTCTTGCTATAATTAATTTTGTGGCAAAAGACAGATTTTTAGGATTTTTTCAGTTTAAAGAGATTATATCAAAAATATCGTTTGAATATGTCGGAGTATTGGTTGTAGTTGCAGTGATTTCAATGGGAGCGTTTCTATTGTGGATGATGATGATTGGGCTTATTGTAGCTGTACTGTACATTATTAATGGAATTCTAGCGGTAATGGGCTTTGCACTATTTTTACTAACCATTCCGTTTTTAAACGTATTTTTAAAAATATTCTCGTTTAGATGTTATGGAAAATATTACTGTAGTGCAACGCAAAATAAATAGGAAAATAAAATAAAA
Coding sequences within it:
- a CDS encoding PD-(D/E)XK nuclease family protein, with the protein product MLINILDKYNSLKIKKEDKTEKIKQKYSVTADILSFQICKRQYGFNTVKGFNSTQETQEWHGTLIHQVLSMLHRKYFQNVKLRDKGIMDDNQVMPTDKDVEEFFKKANETLKSRGIHPKSRENEERILNILKTFNEKEGKTLYPKIIDTELRLQADMGNYILYGVIDAVVEGNDGIEIWDYKGMKFPVPDQDGKKNKKLERYEYQMRVYAELYKQRFGNYPSKCVLYFMNELNTPNSQNLKYEIDFSDENNIVKIKESIDDFSNTVGEIEYCKENNDWSIEKESDKETCDVCDLKWGCPAVKGKYSIEPL
- the dpdA gene encoding tRNA-guanine transglycosylase DpdA, with translation MIKYFLPDWEDRVDPNFDFINDEYSEGHKQDIYNNDVYAHQIFKEPPYDGILFSLSVFQSKISLNSNKGIYKIRNHTNIKEYLKIPKSSSLEVMGDCGAFGYVNEKEPPLPFYSVENVSKLYDKLGFDYGVAPDHLVVDKITIKDDNGKKKRVSLTQKEKDDRISITLENAEKFLKLHHKKKYNYIPIGTAQGYNVETYRSSVKALVDMGYNYIALGSLVCYKTNTILNILQGIQPVINEDIKIHLFGVVRLNALKKFEELGVKSVDSTSFLRKAWLRSGQNYITKEGNGYAAIRVPQASNPRLLKNANINGYSIENLKKMENEVLCALNKYEKGEISIDEVLDSIMRYDNLFMRNSNDGKNLREKYYKTLIDRPWESCECPICKELGIQVIIFRGTNRNKRRGFHNIWVLRQLMKKELSTNISINAQSTLDEFSQIHGID
- a CDS encoding V4R domain-containing protein, which codes for MKELFMELGIGILDVVDEDPLKIRVTECIGCSGLPNVGQSVCFFEAGIIAGCLNNILNEDVKVTETKCHAMGDDYCEFEVHDIQPSSDLN
- a CDS encoding V4R domain-containing protein yields the protein MLFMGQPVCFFEAGIIAGCLENILNKEVKVTETKCHASGEDYCEFEVHDIPPSSDLN
- a CDS encoding proteasome assembly chaperone family protein; this translates as MVKIIEKKIKDVEPLEDALLIEGLPGIGHVGRIAAEHIVQEFNGEKFMELYCDDFPPQVLVNDDGTIEVMSNEFYMIKEPVPMIVVLGNTQALSPAGQYHLSEKIVDIGMKYGAKMTYTLGGFGIGKIKETMNVYVASTSKELAEKMKELGAEFRKDGGSIVGAAGLMLTFSKLKGIEGVCLMGETPGYLVDPKSARAILELLSKAIGFEIDMKELEERAKDMEKVLEKIRKFEEEAVMQQQRVPTDDDLRYIG
- the fhcD gene encoding formylmethanofuran--tetrahydromethanopterin N-formyltransferase, producing MELNGVFVEDTFAEGFPIWVSRVLITAATERLAKIAATEATGFGCSVIMCPAEAGIEKYVPPTETPDGRPGYIIEICHPKKGELEHQLLERLGQCVLTAPTTAVFDAMGDDAEEQLKVGFKLKFFGDGFEKKDKVGDRTVYKIPIMGGDFVVESKLGIKKGVAGGNFFIMAENNMAALTAAEAAVDAINTVAKTITPFPGGIVASGSKVGANNEKYKFMAATTNEKMCPTLKDSVENTEVPEDVNGVYEIVIDGVDEEAVKEAMKVGILAAVKVPGVKKITAGNYGGKLGKYQIKLHELFE
- a CDS encoding DUF99 family protein — encoded protein: MKDEIGVIGIDDASFKKEDDEVILIGTYFRGNKIIDGIYFKKIQRDGNDVTEKIIQIVKGKHYTKINAIFLDGVTFGGFNIADIFKINEETKKPVIVVVEKKPDRSKMIGALEKYFKDLPNKINLLKSFPEPEKIEDVYVQYIGIEKDEVRKLIQKTRLKSKVPECLRISHLIGRGFLNIS
- the coaBC gene encoding bifunctional phosphopantothenoylcysteine decarboxylase/phosphopantothenate--cysteine ligase CoaBC — its product is MHPTKRIKNSKSKLLDGKKIVVGVTSSIAAIEAPKLMRELIRHGAEVYCIMTEETEKIVGKYALTFGCGNEVMDEITGNIEHVYLYDTCDAMVIYPATANIISKISLNIADNIVNTTAMMFFEKKPLFIVPAMHQNMLDTIEERHISNLAQKKNIYIIAPKMEEEKAKVSSIEDVTKHIIKVLNKNRSSEKKVLILTGGTAEFIDKVRVISNLSSGKTGVSLAESFCKEGLEVEVINGLGMEPSYYINSHKVTTTEEMLNKALELGKNADVIISCAAISDYKPENTFEGKISSDEELVIKLKKNPKVLAELRKKFPDKIIIGFKAEYGLKKEELIEKAKERLEEYNLNMIIANDLSKYYFGDDYNEVILITKSQMVEIKGKKRKIAEEIVKFVNENLLK
- the pyk gene encoding pyruvate kinase, translated to MLNESTEHRKTKILVTMGPSLENKLDEVIDTIDGVRFNMSHASINQIKRVLEVLEKHNIAKLMDLKGNKIRVKKAFKYELKEGEEAIIGKDIILTYNPVELNKGNLILINDGKIKLEVKDVVNELIFARVIRGGIVKEGMGINLPDASLKMPIISDEDIEHIKFAVENDFEYIALSFVRNKDDIINLRNIIKDYNGDSSIIAKIETREGLNNIEDIVKFADGVIIARGDLGVEIPIEYIPIEQKNIMAISNKYGKLTITATQMLDSMINNPYPTRAEVTDIANAIFDGTDCLMLSNETTIGKYPVEAIRTMDTVARVSEKNIEKFGKDGNLEEPSVSTGIAYATHTLYNKLDPKIIITPTRSGKTAILISKFKPTVPIIAPTPNLTTLRKLKLFWGVSPCIVDEVNHIDKMLDISREIAKKEIKEGTFIITLGHPIGENKTNVIKVEII
- a CDS encoding DUF4013 domain-containing protein, which encodes MFSEKYIKEPLNYAYSDLKKIFVGGVLELLSMAGMIFGFFLIIMGVMPYMPGFHMPMTFGTAFSGIGVLFGLVSLVLGVIFSVFVNGYYMKVIQKTLNNEDILPEWDNFKELFVKGLLYIIGALLLSMLFSIPYVILELVGVVYNIDSLAFILFSNLVSLIILILSILVIPLAIINFVAKDRFLGFFQFKEIISKISFEYVGVLVVVAVISMGAFLLWMMMIGLIVAVLYIINGILAVMGFALFLLTIPFLNVFLKIFSFRCYGKYYCSATQNK